tgtatttctggaaTGTAATATAACTTACTCAAAGATTCAGTGAAAATGATTCTTTGCCTCAGTGAAAAGCAGCCACTGAACTAATGCATCACATACTCTGTTATTTCAGATATAAAGAACTTAACAAGAGGGTCAATAATTATAGTGAGAAAccacagaaatacacagaaaacaagccaaaagGTACGAACAATTTGTCTTTCTGCTAATCTAGAAATCAGTTGATTAGTGAGCACCAACTGCTGGAAGCAGTGTGACCTGGACTATATGGAGGTAAACTTGAACTACGATGTGCAGAAGGGACAACCAAACTTTTCCTTCACACTCAACAACTCTGCAGAGAAATGACAATGGGTGTATCATCTAAagcacaagtgaaacaagatcACAGAGGCAAATGGGATTATTGCAACAACTGGAAaacttctctctcctttttttaacAGCAAGTTCAAAGAAAATGAGCAGTTGCTATCAGTAAGTCAGCTTTTGTTTAAACTGGAAATACTATGGAGAAACACTGAAGAGGTAATTAACAAATATAATCCAAAAGGTAAAGAACTTAGCAGCAATTGAAATACTGAATTTATTTGCCCTCCTGGTATACACAGTATAAAAGGGTCATTTTAATCAAAAGAAGATGAAGTGAATTTTCTCTTGCAAATGTTCAGGATTGACTCAGATTACTATCAATAAGATCAGTTGACTAATAAGCAGggtcatacaatcatagaatcacagaatggtttgggttggcaagaatcttaaagctcatccagttccaaccccctgccatgggcagggacaccttcctggtgtagaccaggttgctccaagctctgttcagcctgggttATGTCAGGGTCTGAGGTTTGCTAGCGTAGACTGCCTACTGGATACATACATTGTGTTTCATTAAGTACTACACAAATGCTAATCAACCTTTAAGTTTAATAACCTTCTCCTGAGATGTCCCAGGAAACAAGGTAGTAAAATTAAAACAGCTAAGATGtctgctgaaaagcaaatatatttattatgcACTTTCATATACACAGGGATTTTTGCTTAATATAATacaaggaataaaataaaaattttacaATGTGAAATTCATTCAATGTACATTAAAGGCTATTTACAACCCACTCCAGGAAAAAACAGTCTATCTGCAAACCAAGTTAACAGAGGAGTTCAGATGGGGAATATTAAGCATAACAGACATTTGCATAGCAGAGTAACTGATGAGGGAaaacacctttttatttttaaataaatggtaATGTTTTCAATACTgatcacagagaagacaaaaatgcaTCAATTGTGCCTCTGTACCTCTCAAAGCATTTCTCTTCTGAAGAGTTTTTCCATATGCATACTGTATTGGTACTGTTGTCCACAAACCAGTCCTTTTCCCTGCTTCTCCCATCAAGAATTTCAGATGTCTTGTGGAGATGACCTTGGAAGGGCCAGTGAAATGGGATGAAGAGAATCAGGATTTACATTTTAGTCAGGTATTTTAGGTTGTGAGAACTGTGACATTGCCAGAGGAAACCATGCTGAACCACGGCTATGCAATTCCATTTACCTCCCCTTGACTGTACAAatctgaaagagcagaacagagcaaACAGCTGGGGGAACAGCAAATTTCTTTGTATGCAACCCCCTCACAAATGATGATATCAAAAAATCACATGCAACAGCAATGTGGAATTACACAGACCTTCTGAGGAAGTAGGTGTTCTAAAGCAATTTATGCTCTGTTCCAATAGTCAAAAATCTCTAGGAATTGtcattctgaaaacattttcaacaGGTCTGATTTCTGCTGATTTGGACATGAGGTTTCTCCAACAagtgttttaaatgtaaatattattCACACAAAACCCACCAGGCTATCTATAAGTTGCAGCCCCTTGTGAAACTGGACATACCTTTATGTCCTTTGTCCACAAGGTGCAATTACAATAAACactataaaattaaataaatataaccTCAATGACAGTAAAGGTCAGTAGAAAAATGTCGGCATTCAGGGATCCCCTTCTACAGAACGAAACATATATCTAAAACTAAGAAAAGTTGTGTTCTTGCACCGCATTGCAAATGTACTAAAGGTTCAGAACAAGTTTGCTGAGAACAGTTTGGTACTTTCTCTTTACTGAGCCACCAACCCTCTCGAGGCCATTCTGACAGACTCCTGTTATGTTTGTTTGATAATTGTCCCACAGGGACAAGAAATTCAACACATGAAACATTCAGAATAATCAATATTGCCGTGTGTCAACCTTTAACATCTAATTTTGCTAGAGGCTGAATGCCTGActataaaagatttttttttttttttttttttttttacatttaggAGCAAGGAAATAAGAATGGAGGCGCAAgacatcaaaaagaaaaaatcttctGATGATTGATAATCGTAACAACATGACATGGAGCCCTTTAGTGCTTCAGAAGATGCAATGCATACACATCTGGGGCCACTTATTGATGTTTAGATTAGGATAGCCATACATCTAATTAATCCTCTATGAAAAATAACCTCAGTTTTTTATCATCTTATTTCTGGAATGATCAGAAATTTGAGTATGAAAAAGATGAAACCCAAGCCTttagaagaaatacaaaaataggCTTATTTTCTAAAGAGCAAGGCTGAGTAATGGTGAATAGTATAATATACCTTGCATTTGTAGAAGAAAATAACCCACTTGTTTCATTTTACCACTCTGTGCAAGAGCTGTGCAAGTAAGATGTGcacattcaaaggaaaaattcaTACTGTTCACTTTCACAACAATGGCCTCGATTTTGCTGTCTTTCATATAAGCAAAATTCTGCTGTGAGAGTGGGAAACCAGCTTTCCATTATCCATATATGGACTATCCAGACTGCTGATCAACCATGCTCCAGGTACAGATACACTCACGCTGGCTCTACCTAAACCATCTGAAGCAGCAACAACATTCATACAAGTTTGTGCTTTAAAAGAGTTATTGTCTCAGGACAAGGCTAACTTAGTAATCTCTGTACTCCCCAGACAACACTATTACAAACCATTTGGCTCTTCCACTGTACTTTCACTGCATATTCTCTCAGCCTCAATAACAAAGTATTTGTATTCTCCATGGTTCATTTACTGACATTCTCAATACAATCCTTTaccttggaaaaaagaaagagctgttTCTAATGTATAAAGATATAGATGAAAGCAGGATCAGACCTTTTACTTTAGCACCTAAAACATACCCATATTCGGTTACCTCACTACTGTAACAATAACAGAGGCTATTTAACATTAAGTGTCCAAGAGCAAATGTGCCTATTGCTTTCAGTGGTCACATCCATCCAGATTTGGAGCTGCAGTACCAGGTAGTGGATTTTGCCTCTTAAAAAATCACAAACATACTGCAGATGGTTGCAGTGTGACTCCTACCACTGAACAGCGATTACATAGACAGAACACACGAGTACAGTATTTATAAAATACTGTTACAAGAGTTGTATTTCTGGAGAGAACTTTTTGAAGAACACAGGGAACTGACCATACATTACAACAATGCAAATGTGACAAactgtttgcttattttctttagccacaggaaaataaatacaaatagcaCTGCCTTTCCATACACAGTTCACTGTGGCACATGCACCTCTACTAAGCATTCTGGAATAGGAAATCAGAATTCCTTGTTCTTACCATTTTCAGCTGTtgtcagagaaacacagcataTATctttctgcaattaaaaaaaaaaaaaaagtgctcaTTCTGTGTATTAAATACAAAGtacacaaaataaatttttgAAGCACAGAGGGTTATACTGAGAAGGCAGCCTGAAAATGTAGGCACGTTACAGTAATTAAGGTAACTGTACTGTATAATCACATTCTTGAATTTCTAGGTGGACTAAACAAGCATTGTATGCTTTCATCCCAGCCAGCTGATAAATCATTCGGAGCAGAAGCACTTCTGTTCGTAGCATCATGGAATTGGCCTGaaagtacaaaataaaaatactaaggTTTGAAAGACTTCATAATATGACCAGTGCTGTCAAAAAGACAGCTATATCATTTCCAATTGAAGTTAAAAGCACACAACAACACATCAATAACAAAAAGTATTTCCTGCCTAACTCAAATCCCGTGATTGATCCCCTGTGCTCTATCATCCAAAGTAGCTACAATGTCCCCACAGCAGGAGACCTTCCCGAATTGAGTTCGGAAGTGGCAGCCAAGGAAGGAAAGGCATTCCTGGAGTACTCCAGTGGAGTAGTTCCGATATGATTCTCCACAGGTGACTAATTTATTCACTGGTCAGGGAAATTACTGTTTTCGTGTTCGTGACTTGGCAATAAAGGAGGTAAATTATAGCCTGCACCAAGCAATTCATAATCCacacaaaactgttttaaacTTCCATGTTTAAAATGAAGAGGTGAAAAATCAttagagaaaaagcagaaggaacCATTTAGTTATCCATCACCTCATATGCTTAGCCACTTGCATAATCAAGTACTTGACAAAATTCAGTACTACTGAATTTTCAATAAAGCACTATTAGCTCTAGACACAGCAAAAGCCCAACTTGAGTTTTAAAATCATATGTGGAGTGTTcaaattttgttttttcctgctttgtttatattttgaaaCCAACAAAGATGGCAAATTCATTAAAACTAGTCTTTTGATGACAGGTCAGGTCAAAATCGATATATCCTAGGCCAGAACcatatgatttatttacaaTACAGTGGAACATGAAAGCAAGCAATAAATATCAGGTACAGGTACATAAGAGTTAGGAAATAAAATTCTTGATTATGTGTTTTAATACGTTTTATggagccaggaaaaaaatacaaacaaatttAAATCCTGTTTAGACATGATATAGAACTGTGGGAATCTGAAATCCTTTTGACTTTTATAAAAAGATTTAGGGCCCATGCTCTCTCACCTGCTCAttcctttctgtggctgctcctGTTCTACTGCCTCTGCATTTTTGCCTGCCGCAGAGCTCATCTGACAACACCCCAatacttgcatttattttactaATGCACAGGTTCTAGTATATagttttttaaaacattgtattgtttcaaacattttaatttaaccaAAATGCCAACACCAAGGAAACATCTTACAGTCCTGCACAATATTCTAACACTCTGCAGCTTGCAAGAGAACCCAGCTACATCTAGAGAAATGCAGTCCATTAAACTGAAAACAATTTCCAGgacattttgggaaaaaaaaactatgTGTTTTTACAGCTGAAAGCCTCCCATCTGTGGATTCTGCACCACCTGCAATTGTCCTAGAAACCTGCAGTCTGTGCTTACAGAACTGAGTCAGTTAGCAagaacattcctgctctaaggAGCAGCAATCTGAGCTgtcaaaaaagcagcatttacacaaacaaaaaaatacgttgtaaaaaaaaaaaaaaaagcaaataagcaaTAAGAGATGTGCATGCATTTCAAAGATGCTGCTTCTTTGAAATTCAAATAGAAAACATATTAATTAATACATTCCCAATACCCTCAAAAAGATAAACGTCAAAGACGGAGAAAATTAGTTCTATTTTAGCTGACTCACTGACACTTTACATCTGAAAAAGCTACACAAAATTCCCTTAAAATACAGTATGGGAGAGAAAGTATGAAATCTAAACGAACTCCAATGATTAAGAACTACAGAATGGTCAGGTAATTGGTACCATAACACAGATTCTAATCTTGCTCTGAAAAATGCCATCTCTCTTATAGGAAGGTTACCCTCACTGTTACAGAAACATAAATCCAAAGCTTTAGCTtagtattttaactttttaaatttGTAGATAATTATGCTACTGAAATTTCACATTTAAAGTGAAAATCCACATAAGTGGTTGCTTGCAACTTACAAGAATCTTCAGAAGCTTCCTGAAAATCcatttttgtaaattatataaTTACAGTATCTGAAAATTGCACGCGTTAAAATTCCCAGCTGTCAGTATGTTTGAAAATTCCAAATCAATGCTCTATGAAACTTGCTGGTTTATTCAGTCACGTATCAATGACAGGGGGGTATGATTAAAGCAATCAGAATGCAATAGAAAATACGATGGTGATCCAACTCCTCTACGGCTGATGCTtttaaacaacagcaaaacaaatatttgcCAGGTTAAGATTTTAACATTCATGATTTTCATTAAGAAATCAAATATGATATAAGAGACAATGAAACGTGATTTTAGTGTATGTAAAATGCACATGATGAAATACATTTGCACATGATGAAAGCATTTGCTTCGTTTGTGCTTGGACAGGTTACCTTTTATAATGGTGTTTCTTTCTTGTAGTTGAAACTTGGATCACTACCTTCAATCTGAAGTTTTAAGGCTTGCTTAAGGCTGAGTTCTGTCTCTGCAGAAGGATAGCCTTCCAGAACTTCCTGATGCCCTCTATCCTGCACTGTTCGTGGGACAGAAACCCTACCGAGAAAAACCTGATTGCTCTGAAGATGGTAATTTGGATTTGTCATAATTCCATTTCTCTTCTTCTGCTCTCCACTGTGTTGGTGAATTAGGAACTGCTGCTGAGATCGACCAACTTCTTGCTGACCTGGAGGGACCAAAATTTTGCACTGTGTCTCTGTCGGCATTGATTTAAGCTGCACACTGGTCCCAGATTTGGCAATAGGTACTCGTTTATCAAACTGAGTCATTTCATACTCTAACACTTTTGGTTGGGAGGAActactttgttttattttctttccagctgaCCCAGATTTACTGGAGTTGTCCGTTTTCCCCCCTCTGTTAGCTTTAGTTGATTTCAAACTAGGTTTTACTTGGCTCCATTCAAATTCACTACTTGGTGAGTTATGATTTTGGCTTAGGGAATGAGTTGTGGAAGAAGGAGAAACAATAGACTGCCTACTTCTGCTGCGTGGCAGGGAATGTTGTTGTATTTGCTCTGTAAATGACAGGCTGTGGAAACTATCGATGGGCACTGTCTGAGCAGTCGCAGTTGATGACGTGGTGCGGAGAGAAGAATTTTTGGAGCTTTTCAGGGAATTATTTGATAAAGATGACTTCTGACGGTCAACTGTAGAATCAGGTGACTCTGAAGGAGAACTGAAGGCATGAGCAGGTCCATTAGATAAGCCACGCATACTAGGCTGCATATCTCCACCAGTGCTCCCTGAACTATTTGACTTCATTGTTAAGGACTGCATTTTAGAAGAGACGGACTGTAAGGGTTTTTGCTCCATTGTGTGGACTGGAGATGGAGTGCAACCATTCAGAGTAGATGCACCATATTTTTCCAGTAATTTAATGATCTGAGAGTGTCCATTTTTagctgcaacacgcattgcagTGCGCCCAAATTGGTCAGCATGATTTGGATCAGCACCATGCTCCAGTAATATTTGTACAACATCAATGTGCCCTTCTTGGGCTGCAATGCAGAGTCCAGTAGCACCTTGATTACATGTATGGTCAACCAGAGCTCCATGCTCGATGAGAAGCTGCACTACCTTCACATGACCTTGCCATGCAGCAGACTGCAAAGCTGATCTCTTCTCATTATCTGCAGCATTCACATCTGCATGGTATGTTATCAGCACCTGTACCATCTCAAAATGGCCCTGCCAGCACGAAACATGGAGTGCTGTTCTTCCCTCAGCATCACTTGCTTCTACATTTGCACCATTTTCTAAAAAATACTCAGCCATTGTAAGCTGGTTTTCTAATGCTAAGATATAAAGTGTTGGCCGGCCATCAGCATCTTTGTAGTTTACATCTGCCCCATGGCTGAGCAGCAGTTCAACTATATCTCTGTGACCTTCTAAAGCAGCAACCCGGAGAGCATTTCTCCCATCATAGCCTCTCTGATCAATATTGGATTTATTTTCCAGTAATATCTGCACACAATCATAGTGGCCTTCTTGTGCAGCTAATATGAAAGGTATGCGTCCATCATTATCAATTTCATTTGTTCTAGCACCTTGTTCTATAAGAGCTTCACATATCAACCTGTGACCTTCAAAAGCTGCCATATGCAAAGGTGTCCAGCCTGCATCATCTCTGTGATTTTCATCTAGCCCCCTGTCCAGCAGAGTCCGAACTACTTCAACATTGCCTTGAGCAGATGCTATGCTCAGAACAGTTCTCCCTTCACTATCAATGCTATCAACAGCTGCACCCCAAAATAAGAGAGTATTTACAACTGACGCGTGGCCCATTGAGGCTGCTGCCAGAAGTGGTGTACGACCATTGTTGTCTGTGTGATCGACATCAGCTCCTCCTTCTAGAAGTAGATCGACAACATCTACATGTCCTTCATAAGCAGCTACTAGCAGTGGAGTCATGCCATCTTTATCACAATGATCAACTTCAGCACCGCGGTCAATTAGAAGGCTAACCACTGAGGCATGTCCTTTACTGGCTGGTACACAAAGGGcagcaacagacaatgcagtCCTTCCGTCCACATCCTCGTGGTTTACCTCTGCACCATGATCCAGCAGGTGCTCCACGATCTCTTTATGGCCCATGTACGCGGCTGCAATCAAAGCTGTTCTGCCCTCATTATCAGCTTTATTAACTTCAGCACCATGTTGAAGCAGATTCAGCACAATATCTTCAtgtcctccccaggctgctgctcgCAGTGCTGTTCGGCTATCAGCATCTGCACAGTCCACTTTGACTCCAGCATAAAGGAGCGCAGAGACCACCTCTGTGTGCCCACCCCACGCTGCAGATCGCAGCGCTGTCCAGCCATCATGATCAGTGTGATTAACATTAGCCCCGCAACCAATCAAGCAATTGACAACCTTGGTATGTCCCTGCCGAGCAGCTAAGGTAAGTGCTGTTTGGCCATGAGTGTCTTCTATCTCTAAATCTGCTCCTCGTGAAACCAGTAAGTTAACGACATCGAGATTGCCGCTGTACGCTGCATTGGCCAAGAGCGTTCTCCCATTGGAATCACACTGGTTTACTGATGCTCCATTGTCTAACAAGGTGCGAATGGAATCTTCTCTCTCCAGAGCCTGCCGAACAATGCAAGATGTGCGGTCGTCTTCACTGTTGACGTGAGCACCAGCTTTCACCAGCAGCTGTAATACTTCTTGTTCTTTAGGAATTAGGGTTGACAGCGAGTCTTTGACAGGTGTGCCATTCCATATCATCCATAACGCCAGCTCTGAAGTCTCTAACTGTAAATTGGAATTGATTAAATGCAATGCAAACTCTTGAGCTTCTAACGGTGTTAAATCCTTTGCTCGGCAAGTGTAACTCATTGCCAGCATTCTGTGTCCCTCTGCTGCAttgcacaaatatttttgtgtacAGTGCTTTACGTCGAGCAACCATTCTGCAAAACTGTAATGAAACAAGATTTTTGTATTTCCAAGTCCGTCAACAAGGACTTTTGACAGGACATCCAATTTGCGTTGAAAGTCTTCCATGGTCAGCATCATATTTTTGGTCCACACTGCATGATACAGTTCCGTTGTGGTTAACGGTCTACAGGCTGCAAGAATGACGTTAAGAATAGGCTGGACCTTTGCAAATTGTTTTCTCACAAAAAGCCTCTGACAGAGCCAAAGATAGAGGCCATTTAACGTCCCTGGAATATCACGGATCTCTCGTAACATAATAAAATTCTCCACAACTCCATCTAGGACACGTTCCAGATACAAAAAGCAGCCGCTGCTTTTGATGTGAAGCTGattcagcatttctgcagtttctttcGTAAGATGTTGCCTCAGTGCTTCTTCCTGATCTAAACGATGAAGAATATATTGCTGCACATCTTTCACAATGTAAGCCTTTCGGAGATCATCCAGACTTATTTTTCGAAAGcctattaaaaaggaaaggatgtattattattatttctaatcCAGTTTTGCTTAACtcaatgttaaaataaataaataaatggcagACATTTCTGAGTAGGGAACACCCACAATAATATATTTTGCGTGTACACATATTAAATGTAAATAAGAATAGCAAAGAACTTTGATTATAGATGCATTTTTATCATCATCTACTATATGAAGCAATACATGCTACTAATGAAGAAAATACGAAAAATCACATTGCACCTACTTTGGACAATATTAAATACATAGGCAAAACCACCAGAACTGCAACCAAAGTAAGTTTATTAAGTAGTATTATATCATTAAAGGACTAATCCCTTCTCCAATGTGGTTAACAATGGAATTCCAAATAATTTTCAGCTATTTAAATTTAGACAactgttttatttgtattttatagaaAAAGTTATTCACACCTGGTGCATATGCATGATGCATGTGCTAAATGTGAATATGCTAAATATGCACATGTTAAAGTGATCTACATATATCAATCACTTTAACTTGATCACCTTAACTTCTCTTAAAAGACAGCTTTTACGATATAACAGAGGGACACcctcaaaagcagcttttcagtatgCACTGAAAATTACCTAGTTAAAGTAATAAGGGCTGAGTTTTAGATGAACACCCCAGTTCTTTGGTAAGTGACTCACTCTATAAGGAAATGGATTTTCTCACAGTCATGTGATCTCATTGTTCTTCCAACCTGTTTACACTTCATGGGAAACGGAGAAATtatttcacacacacatactgtGTACATCTCCTCCCTACCTGCGTGCATGTACATCTTCCCTGCACAAAGCAAAGGACACTGCTCTTAGCAGCAGATCCAAAGAAGTCCCTAGGCCAACCTCAGTGACCTTAAGGCTCTCAGGAATGAGGCAGAATGAAGATTTAGTTGTATGGTCTACACAGCTATTGCTGCCATTTAAAAGAATGCTTTGGTTGTGCCACGTTAAGCATTTGATGAAGAACTACCTTATTTGATTAATGACACATTGCACTGTCTGAACACTAGTTTTCTGGAAGCTATGGGAAAACCACAGAGGTCACAGGCACAGCAGTTTAAACTACTGTGGTTTAGGGCAGAACTGCACCTCACTTCTCCAGGAACAGGCTGTAATCTCTTTGCAGATTGCAAACATTTCCTTACAGTCAGCTCAGCTAGTCATAAAAACACCCAACTCTGCTTCTCAAACCAAAGCAGTTAGTAACCTCCAAACTATACTGGAGAAAATGCAACCATAGAGCAACACATTAAATTTTGGCCCCTTTACCATGGAACAAACAATTTTAAGCGAGACTCAGAAGAATGTTACtttcaaatctgtatttttcattgtatttaaaCATTCAGCGGATCAAACTGCTTAGTTTGTGAGCTTGTTCTGACTGAAAATTACGCCTGGTAACAGACCTGTTTTGTTTGCTCCCGAGTGTCTTCAGCAGAGGTTCTGAATGTCACATTAAGCTCACTCTGTTAATTGTTTAGTCTACAGGAGTATTGTACAAACACAACAGATTAGAATTGAGAGATAAACTGTGGCattactaaaatatttattctccCCTTAATAATTATGGTAGCACTACAAATCTAGCAGGAGTGAATCAATAAAATACCTAAACCAAAATAGAATACCTAAACAAAAATCATGCTTTTCCCACAAATCAAATCACTTTTGTGCAGTCACTTCTCAGGCTAAGACTACACTGATaagattgttttctttaagaCTTGTGAATGAGAAGGCCATGAACTTTAAGTAATGTCCTAACCTGACCTGCAGAATGGCATAATTCATCAATTTACTATGTATTTGATTAAAATATTCTGCACATAACTTTGTAAAGCCCTAAATTCTTGCACATAAGCCAAATAAGAAACTTTACTGAATAAGAAGAGACAGCACCCTGTGATCCTGCAGATCCCAAGCTTCCACTTCAAGTGAATGTTTCTAGGTTAGGATCCTTCAGAAGATACAGAAGTGAAAACAGAGGCATTAAAACCAGGACATTGCTTGGTGCATGCCTTCACAGTTGTATACATACTCAGAACTGTAAACAGACACAAGTGTCCCTTTGGTTGTCTGGTGTGCAGGGAACAACTCTTTTGCTCAATTCACAGCAAATGCAACCACTGCATTCACTCACCTTCCAGCTCTCTGAACCTCTCTGTACCTGACACTTGGCTGAATGAGGACAGAGTGCTCTGCAAACTCCTCCTCAACGTGGTTAGTTGGAAGTGACTCTGCTCACAACATACACAATCTCTCCCATTAATCCCATGACCACATCCTTCCTTCCAATATATATATCTGTTTATgtaagctatttttattttaaaattactggtttgctttttttttttttttcttttcttacaggaattaatttcatttcCCCACAAGAAAACTTCTGATTGACTCAAGGCAGCAAT
The sequence above is a segment of the Lathamus discolor isolate bLatDis1 chromosome 1, bLatDis1.hap1, whole genome shotgun sequence genome. Coding sequences within it:
- the ANKRD50 gene encoding ankyrin repeat domain-containing protein 50; the protein is MAQTSLLQGKHFYCREWVFHKLQHCLQEKANCSSSVANKPSLVANSGNNTGVLSGKGAAWGVLLVGGPGSGKTALCTELLWPSSAANLQRGLHRQALAFHFCRAQDSDTLCVGGFIRGLVTQICRSGLIQGYEDKLRDPAIQSLLQPGECERNPGEAFKRCILLPLLGMKPPQQSLFMLVDSVDEGCNVSEGEQTSTSLSGTIAELLAGHFEFFPPWLLLLCSARKQSKAVTKMFTGFRKISLDDLRKAYIVKDVQQYILHRLDQEEALRQHLTKETAEMLNQLHIKSSGCFLYLERVLDGVVENFIMLREIRDIPGTLNGLYLWLCQRLFVRKQFAKVQPILNVILAACRPLTTTELYHAVWTKNMMLTMEDFQRKLDVLSKVLVDGLGNTKILFHYSFAEWLLDVKHCTQKYLCNAAEGHRMLAMSYTCRAKDLTPLEAQEFALHLINSNLQLETSELALWMIWNGTPVKDSLSTLIPKEQEVLQLLVKAGAHVNSEDDRTSCIVRQALEREDSIRTLLDNGASVNQCDSNGRTLLANAAYSGNLDVVNLLVSRGADLEIEDTHGQTALTLAARQGHTKVVNCLIGCGANVNHTDHDGWTALRSAAWGGHTEVVSALLYAGVKVDCADADSRTALRAAAWGGHEDIVLNLLQHGAEVNKADNEGRTALIAAAYMGHKEIVEHLLDHGAEVNHEDVDGRTALSVAALCVPASKGHASVVSLLIDRGAEVDHCDKDGMTPLLVAAYEGHVDVVDLLLEGGADVDHTDNNGRTPLLAAASMGHASVVNTLLFWGAAVDSIDSEGRTVLSIASAQGNVEVVRTLLDRGLDENHRDDAGWTPLHMAAFEGHRLICEALIEQGARTNEIDNDGRIPFILAAQEGHYDCVQILLENKSNIDQRGYDGRNALRVAALEGHRDIVELLLSHGADVNYKDADGRPTLYILALENQLTMAEYFLENGANVEASDAEGRTALHVSCWQGHFEMVQVLITYHADVNAADNEKRSALQSAAWQGHVKVVQLLIEHGALVDHTCNQGATGLCIAAQEGHIDVVQILLEHGADPNHADQFGRTAMRVAAKNGHSQIIKLLEKYGASTLNGCTPSPVHTMEQKPLQSVSSKMQSLTMKSNSSGSTGGDMQPSMRGLSNGPAHAFSSPSESPDSTVDRQKSSLSNNSLKSSKNSSLRTTSSTATAQTVPIDSFHSLSFTEQIQQHSLPRSRSRQSIVSPSSTTHSLSQNHNSPSSEFEWSQVKPSLKSTKANRGGKTDNSSKSGSAGKKIKQSSSSQPKVLEYEMTQFDKRVPIAKSGTSVQLKSMPTETQCKILVPPGQQEVGRSQQQFLIHQHSGEQKKRNGIMTNPNYHLQSNQVFLGRVSVPRTVQDRGHQEVLEGYPSAETELSLKQALKLQIEGSDPSFNYKKETPL